Below is a window of Leptidea sinapis chromosome 4, ilLepSina1.1, whole genome shotgun sequence DNA.
ACTTAacaaaatagaatagaaatctttgataatataaattgaaataggATGTCAATAATGCTCCGTAAAATCTTACTAatcgatttaaatatttttattcttgcAACGTATTTGAATCTAGGAaatgtacaaatttaaattgtacataaaatagATATGTGTACACGGATAATATATACACCTCGCAGTGGATATGGCAATAGGCTGCTTTTTAAAAAGTAACATGAACTGAGGCCTTCTCAGATTTAGGAATTCTAAATCAATATTTCTGTTACACTTCTGTTATacttaattacacaaatgaaactgaaaacaaaattttatgaacgatgcgggactcaaacccggtACCTCTCGTGTTCCATGCCAGCGCTCTTTCAGTTttattcttttcttttctttcttttcctCACTTCTGCtttcccagaagtgagagttactactttaaaacataattgtttacatttgcaagtcgatttcctaatatgcaaatataagggttgagcaggttatcaactgtaaagtagatcctgtagatgaacataacctgagagttgaacaaagcatagaagcaaataatagtattttattaatattaaaggtaaaagtttgcataagaggtgtattaaataaaacttttagttatttgatacatttcagtttttgaagtcggtttttttaaacgtagttttttttattttttacgttttagtgtcatttaataataatatataatcaagctgaatgaaaactccaaaaaaagccgtacacagaaaacaattatgtcatccaggtagacgaaaatctaatatataaaattcttgtgtcacggtgtgcgggaccgaactcctccgaacgcttgaacgattctcatgaaattttgagtgcatattgggtaggtctgagaatcggacaacatctatttttcatccccctaaatgttaagggtggtccacacgaaatttatttgacattttttttttaaatttgtttgattatgagtcagtattaaaaaatacatacaatttcaaattttcacccatctacgatcaacacttacttttgtatcgcgattttaatattattctaatccatccacagacaggcattagagttgcaatatggcaatcgaatataatgattattgtagtaccataaattttatgtccgatatatttggtaggtctgagagtcggtcgtcatctttttttataccctaaaaatattaattattgaatttttttataactttatatggcaatacaacgtttgctgggccagctagttttcataaaaatgttcataaaatgaaaactactgggccaaactatgtaaaattttatgagaccaaatggcatatatttcgcatcaaacaaaagaattacgtaaatcggatcataaatctcagagtaatcgcacatacataaacaaaaataccaatcgaattgatatttgattttttgaagtcggttaaaaaaaattgttaattaagtgtaactttttgaaaaacttaatttttttctactGGGATTTAGGTATACTTTCAAGAGTCTGGATGATATACGTACCACAAATtactcaatatttttaatgaacgtTTGTCACTAAAAAGAACTATTTTATGTACGTTTATATACGGCCACATGGACACCTATTTTTGGCgctgaattaaaattatatattacagaGATAGAGTTCCGGCAATCGGaacttttttttggaaattttttCCTCTTTATCACATCAAGTATACACATAAGTATCATTCCTTATATCAATAGTTTTTGATTTATTAACGaaaaatgctatattttttgttaataacaTTTGCAATGTTTTTTGTGCCGTCGCTTATTTTTTTAGGAGCTTCATCAAGAAATTAACACATTTTTAAACACGTTGACTAGcctaaataagaataatttcagTGAGGGTACCGTTTAtgtatcatcagccggaagacgtccactgctggacaaaggcctcccccaaagattttccGTTTATATATACTTTAGTAAATATCTAAATACCTTTACTCAAACaagtttattacaaatatatttctttgatAGCAAAACTGAGATCTTTAGAGCGTAGGTACTTCGACTTTTCTTACGTAAAACTGAGCTGAAAATGTACCTTTAATTATGCAGTAGGTACCTATCTAAAGTATCCTTCAAGTAAAATAAAGATCCTGTATAGTTACTCTATCAAAAAAACCTATACTCAGGTAAAACACTCAAACCAATCAAAAAATATGacagtttgtaaaaaaaatgtcacaacCAACCCCGGCCTCCCCTACCTATCTAAAGTATCCTTCAAGTAcactaagtaataataattttgtagtaGTTTGTAGTTGTTTTAAAATAGTAGAGCGAGTTTCTTGCCAAATCTTTTCTGAAGTggaagaaaagaaaagaaaacttttgacattcataagcgtCATTtgttgacctacatgaatatagTAGttttgattttcataaaattcgaTTTGGCACGTATTAGTAATGAGCGATCATTTACCATCAAGTGAACCCTGTACACGTCTGTTGAAGACTCTGTAATCGTGTTTACTCTTATAATATACGTGTAGtcttataatatagtatacgcGGTAGAAATCGCTAGTgtattttcttaatatatatatatataaattacgtgacacgttgtttgtccgcgatggactcctaaactaatgaacggattttaatggggattacttcatggagtatagtttggtccaacttgagagataggatagtttttatttcgatttgggacccataattatttttatattcaatatttgttttgtagggacatattttctatgagagagttAAGTGActtacggtttgacagtttcgctgtgaaacaatttcatttaaacgggagggagcatttttacgaaataattcttgatgttttgaaatattattgacaaattcatgaaaaacggtatttttatatattatgtgttgttctgtagaacaacgtctgtcgggtcagctagtttaacgATAAGTTACTGCCTCCGTCCCGCAACTtgataagaataatttaataataataataaatcgatctttttacataattatgcattgtcattaaattacaGTCAGATTCAATGTTTGTAGTAATGTAAGCTTGTagcttatataatattgataataatataatattgacacacttttttcacagattatcttgccccaagttaagcatatatagcctgtgttatgggttacaagacaattatatatttaatacaatatacttacttaaacatacataaattcatataaacatacataaatacatataaatatccatgactcggaaacaaacatccatatccatcatataaatgcttgcacttactgggattcgaacccgggatctctagcttagtaggtaggatcgctaaccaccaCGGTATATGTGTAACTACATTGTGATCGTCAATGCATCGCCACACTAGTCGGAGACTGTAACGTTTGTGGACGTGAATGTCggctttaaaaagtaagtctcagaaaaaacggtcgaacactcaaaataacttatatggcaaaacaacgtttgtcgagtcagctagttagattatataaaagacgcaattattttcacacTTTTAAGTACATATCTGTTGTTTTCGAATAGTGCTTTTGAAGAcggttatttttataaaattttttacgtaagtaaattctgagcaaagtctgagtACGCTTTATAGGTCTCAGCCTCGGACAAGTTCGGCAAAAAATTGATACACAAAGTCAGGACATCAAACATAGTTTACCGTAAAGCGGAtgtaatatcattttatatcatacattataaatgtaggtactatgaatgatttattacgttgtattaacaatataatggttACCACATAATGTTTTGAATACAATTGCTCATGCAATAAGAATGCTTGAACTAAATGTTGGTATTATATCGTCGAATCATAATACCTATTTagataaatactagctgacccagcaaacgttgtattgccgatattaaaatcgcgatacaaaagtaattgggtgaaaatttaaagttgtatgtattttttaatgctgactcataatcaatcaaattaaaaaaaaataaaaaaaatatcgtgtgGAGCACCCTTTAaatttggggggggggggggtgaaaaatagatgttgtccgattctcagacctacccaatatgcactcaaaatttcatgagaatcggtcaagccgtctcggaggagttcaatgtttaacaccatgacacgagatatttatatattagattattaatacacttatattagtatttttattttcaattttataataggtttgttgtagtatttgcgccaaaatacattataatatgtatttttgtaactccTACGGGCTTTACACGGCAAACATGAATTGCACGCAGATTGCAGTAGTTTTTCCGTGACGAAGCaataaacacacacaaacaaataaacatttctatttatcatattagtaggattttagagtaaaattattaagtaatatcTGACTCCTTATAATTAACAACCACAAACTCTTAAGATGTTGTGGAACTATTGTAAGTAAATGTTAagtataaagtaaagtaaactaCCGATGTAatgttataaaagtaaatatctTTCTATACGTGTCTTctaaccacaaaaaaaaactttaaaactaTTACAATACATAAATTCGCATTACGGACACAACCTTCATCGCTGTCTGCCCGGCGCCCGCGTTCAACAAGATTTAcatgcaaataaattaataatttttattgtatttatggttCACTGTTTTGTTTTGgattatttaagataaacatGTATATTTGTAAGTCCTGTGATTTTTGGGGAGCAAGCATAAATAGCTTGCAGATTGCAGATTTCttttctacttacttcacacttcttttatattttggataattcacactataattttataaattatagcctttttgttattctggtgtgtgagctatattattataaaatttcatcaaaatcaatttagtagttttttgcgttaaagaattacaaacatacatccagacatacaaactttcacatttataatattattattattactataaggattttagttacgattattgttatttttagaatcggtgccctcccgccgcggccccgctctcgcctctcgcctcctaaCGTCGCGCGtgcaactcaagcacatctcacctataccTATATATGTAGCTACAAACCTCTGGCTGACAActgatatttttgataatttttattttcagtgaATCTGTAGTACaccaaataataatttgtctaaatatgaaTAGATCTactaattttgtattaaaatgagTGGAAATCGATGAATGATTTATGTGAAATGCGGACTTGTTCATTTATTTGGTATGGAACGCTTTTTTAAATCCGTGACAGCTAAACGGGTGACAGCAGACAGTACGGGAATTTTAAAACGTCGAAACAGTATTTGTGATGACGTAAGAGATTGTTTATCTCCTTTTTGTTCGGCTTATAGTCTGAGTTTTTCCTAAGTCATCGTAATGGTGGTCTTAAGTGCAATCTAAGACTTAGCGCGCACTCAAAACGATGCTTATAAATACGGACTTCGACTCAACTCGCTAGGTAtcatcagctcgatccatttgaccgcgtgcaacgcagagcagctcgaattttcggggacgcagtgctctgtgaacggctagatcacttggcgttgcgtatagacgtcgctcgcttcattgtgtatcttctaccgcatttaccacggggagtgttccgaagagctgtttaacctgattcctgccgcagaattccaccttcgcacgacacaccacaagttaggatatcatcctcaccatctgtatgtgtagCGGtattccacagtgcggttttcaaggagctttcttcctcgtactacaaagctgtggaatgagcttccttgtgcggtgtttccggtacgatacgacatgggtaccttaaaaaaaagcgcgtacaccttccttaaaggccggcaacgctattgtgattcctctggtgttgcaagagaatgttggcggcggtgatcacctaacaccaggtgacacgtacgctcgttagtcctcctattccataaaaaaaaggtacgtTGAAGCAAAGTCTCAGATCGATGTATTGATGTCAGCCTTTAGTATTAGCACAGAGTAGGAATATATACTTACGTATAAAGTATTAGTAAAATTGGGGCCGAGACTCCTTTGAGTATCTTTTGCTAGTCACTAGTCAGTAGCTGCTCACTTGAAATTTTCACCTTTTGACATACAGGAtgataaatcaaaattactttattcacgcaggtcaaagaaattaaaactgtgaaaagttttcttttttttttacatttacaaccACTTCGCAAAAtgataaatcaaatcataatgacTTTATTAATGTAGATAGGTCAATGAAATGGATACTTATGAatctctaatttttttttttacatttgccACCActttgagctttaatgagaaacagtCGTAAGAAACTGATTGCCActgattttaaatcaacatttatcagcttcatcgttttaaaaatcatttcaattactatATATGTAAAGGGATGctacaaaaatacttaacacATTCACTGccaacataataaataaaaaataaaaaccaaaactATTTAAGGTGAATTTTGATTGTATTTTTTGGTACCCATGAATGTTTTCGTAAGTTGAATACATTGCCAAAGTGGCCCCTCAAAGCAATGTTAACTCGCCTCTTACACCCCGGCGGTACTCTTGCTCGGATCCGAGTGGAAAACGCCGCTACTATAGCCTCGCTCCACTTGGATCCGAGCCGTGAGCAGTGAATGCATCAAATACTCAATgaattacacgagtaagtcaaaaaaaagtaaatgtaaataataaatacataaaaacaaaagttatcgAGTCTGTACTCAATATAAGCAAGGTCAACGAGATGAGATAAAGAATATAAACAAAGTTTCAGGGcttcaaaatttttttatttgattaaataatgGATTCCCTGTTCTAATCGTTGTCGCCTGTATTAGAGATTAAAGATGATTTGTCGGAAGAGTCTGAATCAGCCACATTAATGACAATATAACTCAGTAATAgtccgtttgtttacattttttatctataaatatataatatacataatgtatATAAATGCATAGATCCACACACAAGGTGATTCAAATGAATATGATTTTTCGGTTATAGCTCGTTTATCCAACTcttctttaaataaaactacaaaaaataagtgatatttattttataactatatttacaatactatgactacataaaattcaaactatcattacgtggaagcgatccaggaatactggcagcatttccgcgttggatagcaaggctgatccgttgaccgaaatagctgccagcgcttgggtttccagaagccctattgaggcgggaagatagtattttgtacattctctgggccaagtatctcgacaccaaacggcacgcaaaaataagtttattttgatttttcagCCAGTTATGGAAGCTTGTGTACTGGAATGTCAATGGGGTGGACATCTCCCGTGTTCCCACAGCTCAGATCAGACAACTCACCGCTGCCTCGACCGCCTACCCTCAGTGAAGAGAACTGGATTGGATCTCTCTTAGTTCTCGGTGGACTTCTTGGTAAGcatcaaattgaaattcaaatatttttattcaaaataggatgtgacatcacttattggaagtcaaaaactcaccacccattccaaaacgaatgcctcagacctgagaagaacgggcgcaacaaactcagcgggctttttttttcataaatatgtttacaaagtaatattgtacagttaaactaattatttaatagcctgagggcggtcgctccattcccaatctgtagtatcattaagaaagtcatttatgttatagtaaccttgaccttttgaacattttctgggatcttgttgtgaaAGTAcgtacatcgccccacaaaagacttactaactcgacttagccgagtagtaggcattataagtttatgtctgttccttttttttatgaaaataagggacgagacgagtaggacgttcagttgatggtaattgatacgccctgcccattttttaatgcaatgcagtgccgctaggaattcttgaaaaacccaaaaattctcgtcaccttgagacatatgatgttgtctcatttgcccagtaatttcactagctacagtgcccttcaggtcaaaacaataatgtgttacacattactgctttacggcacaAAAAGACGCCgttttgcaaaggagcctcccactgccaactggcagagcactggcacggaacgccagaggtcgtgggttcgtttataaaattttgttttcattttttatttgtgtatttaaatttgaaatgatGTGGAGTACCTATAGGTAGTGCTTTGAAAACCATACTgtattaaatatcttttatgtcgGTGAATGATATATTTTCTCTATTTATTATCAAAGGCTTTCagatattaatcatattttttattaagtattttgtttattgtcaTTTTTCCCTTAAATAAAACTCTCCCTCCATATTTCTTATTACCATTGAAGTACAATAGAAAACTACACTCCCAATCGCCTTCATAagtgtccgagcggcgttgtatacaTACACATTGATTAACTTATAAagataacaataaattattcaatcaAATCAACACCTTATTtcatggcagtaatgttcatgctctattgtatacgctcattagaagtacTACGTTACGGGCGAGACGTAGTTACGCGAACACgcttcatgaacattttgttttagcaattgaaatgtaattatttagcaaaattattGAAACCGTCAAGTTAGTTATAcaactttattaatttaaaggtgCTCTTAAGCTTAAGCTTAAAAAGgattttaagtttggatatggtGTTCTTTGGACTGctgtttttcactgaacactttgtcattgcgtggcgttgtattcaaagcgcggtcgaaactcAACGGAACGAAAACTACCTAATAGACGCGTATGCTGAGTTTTGCTTCACAGAATTTTCAGTATCGTAATTTATTTAGTTGACAGTATTATATTTTCGTCCCAGGTCCGCTTATAACGGTGCCACTTTCAAAACACATCGGTCGGAGATGGATTATAATGGGGTCAAACATTCCACTTCTGTTGGGCTGGCTTTTGGCCGGAGTTGCTACAGATTTATCGACAATGTACGCAGCACGAGTTATGTGGGGCTGCGCTACAGGGATGCAGTTTGCAATGGTACCATTGTATATTGGGGAGATTGCTGaagtaagttaaaaatattatttgaataggTTACTCCCAAGATTATTACgaagccattgaaattaaaaagcgACCTCCAATCAGTCCCCAAGTACTGTAGATGAACAAAACGTCAGAATAAAAATGTAACCATCGtactcaatgacgttctatatatatataaaaatttatgacaTATATTAACATTTCAATTTTCGActgaatatacatattatctaAGAGAAATAAAGAGTAGGTAATGGTATAGGTAAGCTGTTCACCAATTGATCTGGACCACCAGGTGAGAGAGGCAGAGGACGTTCTAAAGAACAATGGGTTGATGAGATCATAAAAGTTGTTGGAAAAAACTGTACTCagagttattattattgtatatctaATACATTTGTCAAATTTCAGGACAAAAACCGGGGCGCATTGAGTGCATTATTTCTTCTCTTCATCAATGTCGGCTTCTTGTTGGCGTATGCTATCGGGCCCTTCACATCCTACTGGGGTCTCAACACTGTGGGGGGTATTCTATCTCTGCTGTACGTACCTTTCACCTGGCTCATACCGGAGACACCATTCTTCTTGGCTTATAAAGGTACTTTCAAAACAAGAAGTTAAATAGATGAtaattgacatcttatgtcgcaaggtgacaagcgctcagaatttttgggtttttcaataatcttgggcgtatcaattaccatcagctgaacgtcttgctggtctcgtcccttattttcataaaaaaaatattaatatattttttggtaaCCCCATCGATGGTTCCACAGAATTTCAACAAGTTTTCttgattatataaataagtatacaaCTGCATCGCTCTCAGAATATTCAAGTTGTcattctataataaataatactttaataagtacaaaataatttttaattattaagaactccataatattataaactcgGGAGAGGTCcactaatactttttttttaaattatttacaaagtgGACATCGGTCGCTACGGAACGactccatatttaaaaaatgctttCCTCTTTTATAGCGtatatttttagtttctttttaacaattttattatgatacgTAATAAAAAGATACGAAGCGAGGGTGAGACAGACGTTCCAAACCATATAAACAACTATTTAATTTAGAACCAGTTATTATGTAGAATTATTTACAGGTCGAACCGAAGAAGCATCAAAAGTCCTGCAGAAACTAAGAGGTCTTTCAAGGGATGCTGTCCAGCCAGAGTTGGAAGGTTTGCGGGTGATGATAGCTCGAGAGTTCAAGACGGAACCCAGTATTAAAGATCTTTGGGCAACGCGAGGAAACCTTAAAGCATTGGGTAAatctatactattattatttttatttttgaggtGATAACTTCTTAAGCCGCGTTGGTCACTTTTTggtgaataaattattaaatatgtatagatTGTTAGACATTTTTTGGATGGttgagttcgcgtcaccaaaACGcttatatctgtagctatacagctgacgtattgtgcgaCATTAGTACTTTGTAGAtatatcttataagtaaaatttaatggatttagtgaaaagttcaatgtatttaaactgtgcattgttgaaataatgtttttgtttgattaatataatattgaaagtaagtttttaaaaataaattgaaattaataatttaattgtttttaaacatttcaatgcaatcgtaattttaaattttaatactaaaagttaaattaaaacttagctgagtgttagcttagcataatcttttatttctgttttatagtcatttgacagctgaaattatgctgagattaagctaagacagcctaTTGGGCAAAAGTCTATCGCTACTGTACTTCAACCCTATATTAATATAGTACCAATTTGCTACCAGTTTCAAAACTGGTAGCAAATTGGTGGCGCTAGACGCGACAATCGCGTGGCGTATGTGTGGCGGGACATTAACTTGCACACCCCCTCTTCGATTTGTGACCTCCATACGAGAAGGTGCTGTGGGAGACGTTCTCAGCCGCCCCTCGATTTTTGAAACCACGTTGGTTCCTTTAGGGCCGTGCACTGCTAGATACTGTGTGACGAGGAGCAGTAAAGGTAGGTGGTATAAGCACTGTTCTTTTTTTTCACAGTTTGTTTTTACTACGCCGACCAAACAATATACAGTCCATTTCTAATATCGAACGGGCAGAGTTGGTAATTTTTCGTACTGCCGCTGTCATATAACGGTGGATTGGCGCCGGTTTTGAACAA
It encodes the following:
- the LOC126979842 gene encoding facilitated trehalose transporter Tret1-like; its protein translation is MFEHLKSDFKQKWWQYLAASLASYGSLCTGMSMGWTSPVFPQLRSDNSPLPRPPTLSEENWIGSLLVLGGLLGPLITVPLSKHIGRRWIIMGSNIPLLLGWLLAGVATDLSTMYAARVMWGCATGMQFAMVPLYIGEIAEDKNRGALSALFLLFINVGFLLAYAIGPFTSYWGLNTVGGILSLLYVPFTWLIPETPFFLAYKGRTEEASKVLQKLRGLSRDAVQPELEGLRVMIAREFKTEPSIKDLWATRGNLKALGICVFLAMLLQLSGIDVLLFYMEELLVKVGARITASNGTIVMGVVQVVTSFVTPLVVDRLGRKLLMWTTSLGLTLFLGFIGVYALLDSYFKYNVAPYAFIPLLCLIVYMILFTLGVGPVPWILVAEMFPVRTKCMASGIASFCCWLAGFVWTRFFRDVAASYGIYTAFWILAICCGFGFIFSISPLLPETKGKTFDEIQEMLNKGSKEVKPVDV